TCGACCTCCCCTACAGGGGCATCCTCGCCGTCGGCGGGCTCATCTTCATCTACAACCTCGGTTTCTTCCTGCGCCACCGCGCCATCGAGCGCAGGGGGATCCACTACGCCTGGCGCGCACAGCGCGCGGCCAACCTGCAGATCTGCGCCGACTATCTCTCCCTGACCGCCGTCGTCCACTACGGCGGAGGGGTGGACAACCCGTTCATCCTCCTCTACCTGCTGCACGTCATGATCGGCAGCCTGATGCTGCGTCGGCCGCAGGTATGGGCGCAGGGACTCTTCGCCTTCCTCCTCTTCCTGTCGGTGGTCCTGCTCGAATACCACGGCGTCCTCCCGCACTACGCCGTCGGTGAGCTGGGCCCCCGGTACCAGAGCGCCTGGTACATCCTGGCCGTCAGCGCCGCCCTGCTCGTGACCCTCTGCAGCCTCATCTACATGAGTTCGGCCATCATCCAGGACCTGCGCGACCGCGAAGCCCGGATCACCCAAGCGAGCGCGCTGCTCGAGAAGAAATCGTCCGACCTGGAGGCGGCCAACCGCGAGCTGCGGGAAAAGCAGCACCAGCTGGTCCAGTCGGAAAAGCTGGTGTCGCTCGGGAGGCTCTCGGCCGGGATGGCGCACGAGATCAACAACCCGATCCAGTTCATCCAGGGGAACATGCGCATCCTGGGCGAGGCCATGGACAGCATGCTTCCCGTCGTGGACCGCCACGCCGAGGCCCACCCCGGCTTCAAGGTCGCGCGCCTCTCCTACCCCGTCTTCCGTCAGCACATCGCCACGCTGCTCAAGGACATGTCGAGCGGGACGGTACGGATCGCCGACATCGTGCGCGACCTCAAGAAATTCGCCCGCTCGGAGGAGCCGTCGGTCGCCGACCCGGTCGACCTCAACGAATCGGTCGGGGCCAGCCTGCGCCTGGTCCACAACAAGATCAAGCGCCACAAGGTCATCTGCGAGCTGGACCCCGACCTGCCGAGGATCCCGGGGAGTGCCAGCAAGATCGGGCAGGTGATCGTGGCCAACCTGATCAACGCGGCGGAGGCTCTGGGGGACCGGCAGGACGGCGTCATCGAGCTGCGCACCTCGACCGGCCCGGACGGGCGGGTTTCGCTCTGCATCGCCGACAACGGCCCGGGAATGACGGAGGAGGTCCAGCAACGCCTGTTCGACCCCTTCTTCACCACCAAGCAGAACTCGGGCGGCATGGGGCTGGGCCTCTCGGTCGCCTACGGCATCATAAAGGACCACCAGGGATCGATAGAGGTGGATTCGAAACTGGGGGAGGGCACGACGCTCACTCTCTCCTTCCCCCCCGCGAGGAGTGAAGGGGCATGAAGCGCATCCTGGTGATCGACGACGACGCCGCCGTCCTCAACTATTTCATGATCTTCCTGGCCCAGACCGGGCGCTACGACGTCCAGACCCTCGGCGACAGCACCCAGGCGTTCGACGTCATCGATTCGGGGAATTTCGACGCCATCATGCTCGACATGGACATGCCCGTCGTGCATGGCCGCGAGGTGCTCCGGTACGTGAAGGAAAAACACCCGCACATCGAGGTGATCGTGATCACGGGGGTGGAGGATGTCGAACTCGCCGTGGAGTCGATGAAGGCGGGGGCCTACGACTACCTCTGCAAGCCGATCGACGAGGACCGGCTGCTGCGGCTCCTGGATCACGCCCTGGAGCGTTCCGAGCTGCGCACGGAGGTGGACAGACTGCGCGACGAGGTCTCCCTGGAGGGGTTGCGCCACAAGGAGGCGTTCGAGTCGATCCTCACCCGGAACCGGGGCTTTTTGCGCGTGCTGCAGCGCGTGGACCAGATCGCCGAAAGCGAGAACTACGTCCTGATCTGGGGGGAGAGCGGAACGGGGAAAGAGCTGGTGGCGCGCGCCATCCACCGGATCAGCCGCCGGCGCGACCGCCCCTTCATCGCCGTCAACGCCGGGACGTTCGCCTCGGAGCTCTTCTCCTCCGAATTCTTCGGGCACGAGCAGGGAGCCTTCACGGGCGCCACCCGGACGAGGGCGGGGTTCTTCGAAAAGGCGAACGGCGGCACCCTCCTGCTCGACGAGATCGGGGAGCTGGAGCTGCCGGTGCAGTCCAAGCTGCTGAGGGTGCTGCAGGAGGGGGAATACTTCCGGCTCGGGTCGACCGAAAAGCGGGGGGCCGACGTCCGCATCATCGCGGCCACCAACAAGGACCTCGCCGACGAAATCGACAAGGGGAGGTTCCGGCGCGACCTGTACTACCGGCTCAATATCTGCTCCGTCTTCCTCCCGCCGCTGCGCGACCGCGAGGGGGACATCGAGCTGCTGGCGAACTGGTTCCTCGACAAGCACAACCGGGCGAATGCGAAGTCGATCTCCCTGATCGACTCCGACGTCATCGAACTCCTGGAACTGTACGATTTCCCCGGCAACGTGCGGGAGCTCGACAACATCATCGCCGAGGCGGTGGTGGTGGAGTCGGGCCGGAGTCTTTCCTCCCGCTCCCTCCCCCGTTACCTCCATAACGCCGTCAGCGGCCCGCGCACGGGCGCCTCCCGCGCCGCTTCGGTGCCCCCGGCGGAGCGCAAGACCCTCCACGAACGGGAGGCGGAGCACATCCGCCGGATGCTGGAGCTGACCGGGGGGAACCGCACCGCGACCGCCGAGATCCTCGGCATCTCCCGGGTCTCCCTGATCTCCAGGATCAAGCGCTACGGCATCGACATCCCCCCCGCGGGCGGGGGCGGCCCCGATTCCTGACCGGCCCCCGTTCCTATGAGGCGGCTGCCGACCTCGTCGCTCCCCTCGTCGTAGACGACGATCTTGAGCATCGGGTTGGACACGGTGAAGTGTGCGATTTCTGATTTGAAAATGGGGCGGGCATGCGGATAGAAAAACTCGACCACGGGGAGGAAGAGGTCCGGCGGCGCCTGCTCGCCTTCCTCCGGCCGCACGAATCCGAGTGCCTGTTCCTCACCGGGAACCTGAAAAACCGTTTCCCCGGAACCCACCTCTATGCCGCCCGGGGGGCGGGGGAGTGGCTGGGGGTGGGCGGGTATTACGAGGAACCGCGCGCGGTCGTGCTCGGGGCGGCGGCGGACGCGGCAGCGCGGGAACTCGCCTCGGAACTGGCCGCGCGCCATCCGGGCCTTCAGAGCCTGTGCGCCCCGGCCGGCCCGGCAGCCGCCGCCTGCCGGGTCCTCGCCGGGATGGGGTGGCGTCACGCAAAGGACCCGCGCTGCCTGCTGATGGAGCTCGACTCCCCCCCGCCGCCGCAGGAATTCGAAGGCCTGGTCCGGCCCATCAGGCTCGGGGACCACATCCCGGTCGTCAAGCTCCTCCGCCAGATCCACAACCGTCCCCCCGGAGCGCCGGTGACCGAGCACGAACTCCGGGCGCTGATGATGAACCCCCTCTGCCTGGTGCTGGACGCCGGTTCCGGCCCGGTCGCGACCGCCCAGACCAACGGCATGGGGATAGCGGCCTTCCAGATCCTCGGGGTGGCCACCGACCCGGCCCACCGCAACCGGGGATACGCCCGGGCGGTCTGCGCCTCCCTCATCCGGGCGATGTGGAGCCGGGGCGCTCGCCGGGCGGTCCTGTTCACCGGACGGGACAACCCGGCCGCCCTGGGGTGCTACCGCCGGATCGGCTTCCGCGCCGCGGGGGGATACTGGGTGGCCCGGCTGGTGCGGGGCGGGGAGAGAGTGTCCACTCCCTGGTGAGGCCGCGCGCCGGGCGGTCGGCCGCTTCCAGCCGAGGGCGGCAAATACTGATTGTGCCGGGTGCTCCCCAATGGTAGCCTTGATGCAGGTGGAAACCAGCCCTCTGCTTATGCCTGTGGACTCTGCATGGAGCCTCATCCACCCCCAATTGATACGAGGAGGGCTTTTTTTTTGCGCATTCACCTGGTCAACCCCAGCGACGTATCCTTCGGCATCGGCGTGATCACGCCGCGATGGCTCTACGTTCTAGCCGGCGCCACCCCGCGCACCTACGGCGATCCCCTGATCCACGACGAAACCCTGAACCCCTTTGATCCCGAACAGGTCGAGCCGGGGGAAGTGGTCGGCATCGGCATCCACACCAGCAACGCCTGGCGCGGGTACCAGATCGGGAAGAGGGTGTCCGAGCGCGGGGGCATCCCCGTTTTCGGCGGAATTCACGCCACCCTGTACCCGGAAGAGCCGGGCAGGCTGGGGGGCGCCGCCGCGGTCGTGCGCGGGGACGGCGACCTCGCCTGGGGGCAGGCGCTCTCCGACTGCGCGGAGGGCAAGCTCCAGCCGGTCTACGAGGGGGGCATCATCGACGCCGCGGATTTCGCCATCCCGCGCTGGGATCTGCTCCGGCCCGGTTCCTACATGTGGGCCTCGGTGCAGACCATCCGCGGATGCCCGAAGCACTGCTCCTTCTGCTCGGTCTGGCGCACCGACGGCCAGAAGCCGCGCCAGCGGCCGGTGGACCCCGTCATCGAGGAGGTGGTCGCCCTGCGCCGCATGGGCTACCGCTTCATCGCCCTGGCCGACGACAATTTCTATCCCGTCACGCTCCGGGACCTGGAAGTGGCGGCGGCGCGCGAGGACAAGACCCGGTACGAGTGGCTGAGCGCGATCCGCGCGGAACGGTTCGAACTCATGGACCGGCTCGCCCGCATCGGGGGAGACCTCATCGCGTTCACCCAGATCACGATGGAGGCGGCCGAAGACGAAG
Above is a window of Acidobacteriota bacterium DNA encoding:
- a CDS encoding GNAT family N-acetyltransferase, which produces MRIEKLDHGEEEVRRRLLAFLRPHESECLFLTGNLKNRFPGTHLYAARGAGEWLGVGGYYEEPRAVVLGAAADAAARELASELAARHPGLQSLCAPAGPAAAACRVLAGMGWRHAKDPRCLLMELDSPPPPQEFEGLVRPIRLGDHIPVVKLLRQIHNRPPGAPVTEHELRALMMNPLCLVLDAGSGPVATAQTNGMGIAAFQILGVATDPAHRNRGYARAVCASLIRAMWSRGARRAVLFTGRDNPAALGCYRRIGFRAAGGYWVARLVRGGERVSTPW
- a CDS encoding B12-binding domain-containing radical SAM protein, which codes for MRIHLVNPSDVSFGIGVITPRWLYVLAGATPRTYGDPLIHDETLNPFDPEQVEPGEVVGIGIHTSNAWRGYQIGKRVSERGGIPVFGGIHATLYPEEPGRLGGAAAVVRGDGDLAWGQALSDCAEGKLQPVYEGGIIDAADFAIPRWDLLRPGSYMWASVQTIRGCPKHCSFCSVWRTDGQKPRQRPVDPVIEEVVALRRMGYRFIALADDNFYPVTLRDLEVAAAREDKTRYEWLSAIRAERFELMDRLARIGGDLIAFTQITMEAAEDEEFLTAMKKANIKGALVGVESINATGLESMYKGFNLSGENLVERLKKFRVADIHVLGSFIFGLPSDTEDTFRATSDLADRAELTFAQFVPLTPFPGTIDFEKWEKSVQEANPGVDTLPLTRNWLVPPDRRPKIYLPHPTMSPEEIRRHTQEVWGNFYSLPKIWNRSRCVSKIRSRMAFVLISKLYRQMYANTGIATESAHRSQAVRWARLIARPCRALFSARPLPDLQVPAPSRR
- a CDS encoding sigma-54-dependent Fis family transcriptional regulator, encoding MKRILVIDDDAAVLNYFMIFLAQTGRYDVQTLGDSTQAFDVIDSGNFDAIMLDMDMPVVHGREVLRYVKEKHPHIEVIVITGVEDVELAVESMKAGAYDYLCKPIDEDRLLRLLDHALERSELRTEVDRLRDEVSLEGLRHKEAFESILTRNRGFLRVLQRVDQIAESENYVLIWGESGTGKELVARAIHRISRRRDRPFIAVNAGTFASELFSSEFFGHEQGAFTGATRTRAGFFEKANGGTLLLDEIGELELPVQSKLLRVLQEGEYFRLGSTEKRGADVRIIAATNKDLADEIDKGRFRRDLYYRLNICSVFLPPLRDREGDIELLANWFLDKHNRANAKSISLIDSDVIELLELYDFPGNVRELDNIIAEAVVVESGRSLSSRSLPRYLHNAVSGPRTGASRAASVPPAERKTLHEREAEHIRRMLELTGGNRTATAEILGISRVSLISRIKRYGIDIPPAGGGGPDS